The DNA window GGAGTCCAAACTCACGCTTGAACGCGCGATTGAACGAGGGCTCCGATTCATATCCGACGTCGCCCGCGACCTCGGCCACACTCTTCGATGTCGCACTCAAGAGCTGCGCCGCGAGATTGAGCCGCCAACGGGTGAGGTACCCGATCGGCGTCTCCGACAGGTAATGCCGGAATCGCTCCGCGAGCACGGAACGGGAAAGGCCCACTTCGTCGGCCAGCGTCGCGATCGTCCAAGGCCTGGCCGGATCTCGATGGAGGCACCCCAAGGCTCGCCCGACGTCCGGATCTCTCACGCCGGCGAGCCAGCCGCTCTGGGTGGCGGGCAACTGCGCCACATAGCGGCGCAAGGCTTCCACGAACAACACCTCCGACAGTTTGGCAACCACCGCCTTGCCGCCTGGTCCCGCAGCTTCACCTTGTTCCACCGAATAGCGCAGCGTCTCCTCCAGCCAGCGGCCTGACGACTCATCCCTGATATGGAGCTTCATCAACGGGGGAAGCCCCGCGAGAAAGACCTGGCTCAGTTGCCGCTCGCAGGTGAGATAGCCGCAGATGAGCTTGGTCATTTCCCCGCCGCCGCCGTATTGCGACAACATCTTGCCCTCGGCCAGCACCTGCTGAATTTGCTTCGTGCTGTCCACCGGCGTCACCGGCCGACCATTGCCCATGAGGTGCGCATCGCCATGGGGAAAGATCACGAGATCGCCCGCGATGAGAGAAACGGGCGTGGCGTCCTCCTCGACCCTGGCGTGGCCGCGCCCTTCCGTCAGGAGGTGGAAGATGATCACATGCTTGCTGTCGGCGGATAAATACGAGGCCATGCTGTCGGAATCCGGTTCGCGCATACACCAGGGCGCGGAGAATTCACCGTGAAAGAACACAGCGCCGTCGAGTTTGACGGTCTTCAGCACTTCGGACAGGACATCCACGGGAATCTCGCTCGCCAAGATACGAAGCGCGCCGGCTAAGCGAGCCGGACGCCGGGATAAGCGAGTCCACAGCGTATCACGGTACGGCTAAGAGAACCAGACGGCGGGATAAGACGCAGGAGATGAATCGGACTATGGTGTCCCGTGACGGGGTAGCGAGCCCACACATTTCACCATACACCGAGAGGGGGACATCATGACGACCGGCACTGTGGCGGCAGACTTGGATGAATTGAAGCAACGCCTTCGGCATATTTGGTCGGCCGGGGATTACGACCGCTTTTCTCGATACCTCGAGGCGGGAGCTCGGGAGTTTTATGAGCGGCTACCGGTCGCACCGGGCGCACGGTTGCTCGATGTAGGCTGCGGCTCCGGACAGCTGGCGTTGATCGCGGCCAAGGACGGCCTGGACGTCACGGGCGTGGATATCGCCGCAAACTGGGTGGAACGGGCGAGAGCGCGGGCGGAGGCCGAGAACCTTCGGGCGACGTTCGACCAAGCGGATGCGGAGGCGCTGCCTTTCGCCGATAAGTCGTTCGATCTGGTGGTGAGCGTTCTGGGCGCGATGTTCGCACCACGTCCGGACCTGGTCGCACAGGAACTCTTGCGCGTGTGCGTGCCGGGAGGGACCGTCGCGATGGCGAATTGGACGCCTCAAGGATTCGTCGGGCAGATGTTCAAGACCGTCGCGAAATTCATTGCGCCATCCGGCATGCCGTCGCCGGTCCTGTGGGGGGATGAAGCGACGGTCCGCGAACGGCTCGGGCAGGGCCTCTCATCGTTGCACCTGAGCAGGAGACTCTACCGGCTCGACTATCCATTTCCTCCGGCGGAAGTCGTCGACTTCTTCCGCCGCTATTACGGCCCGATCAATCGCGCGTTCGCCTCGTTGGACGAGGCCGGCACGCAGCGGCTCGGTGGAGAGTTGGAATCGCTCTGGACCCAACACAATCGGGCGCAGGGTGGGGCCACGGTCGTCCAGGCGGAGTATCTGGAGGTCATCGGCACGAGGGCATAACCGCATCGGCACGCTCAACCAGGGAGGACGATCATGGCACAGGCGCAGACAACAACGTTATATGACATGAACAACCTGACCAAGATGAAAGACTTGGGCACCCATGCTTCGGAAGCCATGAAGGCGTTCGTCGATTTCGACCGGGCCGCCTTGGCCGAAGGCACGATCCCGAGAAAGTACAAGGAACTGATGGCGCTGGCAGTCGCGTTCACGACGCAATGCCCCTACTGCATCGAACTGCACGCGAACAAGGCACGGGAGTTCGGCGCGACGAATTCCGAGGTCGCTGAGTCGGTGCTCGTCACGGCCGCGTTGCGCGCGGGCGGGGCGATCACCCACGGCACACATGCCATCATGGGATCGTGACGGCGGTCGGGAGGCAGGGAGCGATGGCGGCGGTCTTTGAGAGGGCCATTGGGCGGGTCAATTTCCGTTTGCTTGGGATTGCTCCGGAGCGCGGACTAGACTAGGATCATCTCGTCACGAGGGGCACACCAAGGCCGCATGCGAGAGCGATCGAGGAGCCGCCTAGCCCTATGAGCGAGACTGCCGCATCCTCCTCGCCGTCCGACGGCGAACGCCAACCGCAGGAAATCAACCGACGCCTTCGCATCGAATCGGGCGCCCGCCTGGCGGCCGAACGCGACATGGCGCGATTCTTCGAGCTTTCCCTGGACATGCTCTGCATCGCCCACTCAGACGGCTATTTCAAACAGGTCAGCCCGGCCTTCACGCGCACCCTGGGATGGACGACCGAGGAGCTGCTCTCCACGCCCTACCTCTCACTCATCCATCCCGACGACGTCCCCCGCACGATCCGTGAATTGGAACGGCAAATCGCCGAGGGCCACCAAGTCCTCCAATTCGAGAATCGCTACCGCCACAAGGACGGATCCTGGCGGCTCCTGTCTTGGAAATCCGCGCCCCAGCCCGACGGGTTTCTGTACGCGATCGCGCGCGATGTGACGGAACGAGACGAAGCCGAGAAGGCGCTCCGTCGATCGCACGAAGAGTTGGAACGGCGCGTACGCGAACGAACCGCCGAGTTGGAGGCACGTAACCACGACCTGCAGACCCTGCTGTACGTGACGTCGCATGACCTGCGCGAACCCCTGCGGGCGATCGCCAGTTTTTCCGCTCTGTTGCAAGAACGCCATGCCGGTCAGCTCGACCGAGCCGGCCTCGATTTTCTCCATCGCGTCATCCGGGCCGCGCAACGCATGGAAGCACTCATGAACGACATCCTGGCGCTCTCCCGGGCGCAGCGCATGGAGCCGCCCGCCGAGCTGGTGCCGGGCCGGCAGCTAGTCGAGGATGCCCTGCGGCAACTGGAAGAGACCATCCGGGCAACCAACGCAAAGGTGCGCATCGGGGACAGGCTGCCGGATGTGATGGTCAACAGGACGTGGGCCAGACAGGCGCTCTACAATCTGATTGCCAACGCGCTGAAGTTCCACCGGCCGGATGAGGCGCCGGACATCGCCATTGAGGCCATCGAGGAGGCGGACAGGCCGCAAGGCGGCGCCGGATTCGTCGTGCGCGATCGCGGCATCGGCATCAAGCCGGAACATGCCGAGCGGATCTTCGAACTCTTCCAACGCGCCGTCGGGCGGGAGATTCCCGGAACCGGGGCAGGGCTGGCCATCGTGAAACAGGTTGCGCAGCGGCACGGAGGACGAGCCTGGGCCAAGGCACGGGAAGGGGGAGGGATGGAGTTCTTTTTGCTGTTCGGCCACGCACCAGCTTCACCGTTGGAATAGCACCAGCGTAGCTGCGCAGAATAAGAGCCTATGGCGTATAGCTTATGGCCTATGGCACGAACGGGCTGCAGCTATCAGCGATCAGCTGTGAGTGCCGCCGCGGGTATCGCATCTTGTCTCACGTCTGACGTTTCCCATCCCCTCTGGCTATATGCTCTAGGCCATTAGCCCAGCGGCGTATCTCGTCTCTCGTGAAGCGTTTCTCGTCCCGCGTCTTCCGTTTCACGTTTAGCGTCCTGCGGCTCGGACACCTTTCTTTTCCCGGTTCCATTTCGGTAAGCTTTCTCCACGTGCCAGGCAGCACATTCTTGATGGGAAAGGGGACATACGCATGAAAACGGGATGGGTGGCGATCGGATTATGTTTCTGCCTCGCCCTGGCCGGGTGTGGAGGCAAGCATGCGGAGATCAAGGAAGATCGGCTGACGGTCGGAAAAGTACAAGGCGAAATCAAGCTCGGGATGGCGGCGTCTCAGGTTGCCGAACTGCTCGGCAGCCCCAATATCGTCACGACCGACGAGAAGCGCCGCGAGGTCTGGATTTACGACAAGGTCTCTACGGATCGGGTCGATACCTCCAGCTCCGCCTTCGGCGGCATCATCATCCTCGGCGCCAATTCGAGCGATCACTCGAGCTCCAGCAGGCAGCGGACGCTCACGATCATCATCAAGTACGACGAGGAGAAGAAGGTCCGCGACTTTGCCTACAACTCCACCCAGTTCTAAACAGGCGCGCGCCGGCCGGCAGGCCGTCGGATTCCTCGGCCTGTCCCTTGTCTGCCTGTCGGCATTGCACGGCTGCGAGACCCCGACGCTGCAACCGGCGGAGTTTTTTCAACTCACGCCGGAAAGCCAGCAGAACCGGGCCATGCAGATCCGCCTGTACGAAACGAAGAACGAGTCGGAGTTGCTCTCCGCCTCGGCCGCCGTCCTGCAAGACCTCGGGTTCCAGGTGGAAGAAAGCGTGAAGGACGTCGGTTTCCTGCGCGCGACGAAGGAACGCAGCGCCAGGGAATACGGACAGGACCTGACGCGGTTCTTCACCTGGCTCATCTCCCTCGGCCACCTGATCATTCCAGTGGACCTCCACCAGCAGATCGCCGCGACCCTGGTCGCTCGGCCGGTCAATGCCGAGGGCACGAAACATGAGGTGCGCATCCTGTTTTACCGCGTCGTGTGGAAGGGCGACGGCCACGCGGATCGCAATTACATCCCGCCGGGTGAACAAAAGATGGAGATGATCCGCGACCCGCTGCTCTACCAACAGTTCTTTGCCAAGTTATCCAAAGCCGTGTTTTTGGAAGGATTCACGATTTAAGAGGTTGCGGTGAGATTCATGCTGAAAGCAATGTCGCGAGGTATCAATCTTTCCAGGAGACTCAGAAAGGCTGACCGGCGAGGCCGCAGCGAACGAAGGGCCGAGGCGTACCCTCTGGAATACGTTGCGGGTCTGAGCGCAGCGAGAACGACGCTGGCGATCTTTTTCAGTCTCCTGTTGCTGTACGGATGTGTCGGCCCCCAACCCACCCAAGACTTGCTTGCGCCGACCGATGCGCAAATGAAGATCCGCAGCCTCCAGACGCGCACATTCGACATCCCGGATCGCCAGGTAGCCATGCGGGGCGTGATCGCCGCGCTGCAGGACTTAGGCTTCATCATCGAGCGGGCCAACGAGGGGCTGGGACTCGTCACGGCGGCGCGGTTCGCCGAACCTCACTATTACGATGTCTTGGGCGTGACGGTCACGGTGCGGCCGGAGCCGGAAGGGCGCATGATGGTGCGGGCCAACGCCATCTACAACAACAAGCCGATCGAGGACCCGAAGGTGTATCAGAATTTCTTTGCGACTCTAGAACGATCGTTGTTCATCACGAAACCCTAGTAGGATGTTGAAAATGCCCGCCAGCTTTGTTCTCGGCTTGAAGCCATCCTCAACGTACCCCAGAGGGTACGCCTGCGGTGGTTTCTCCGCCTGCGGCCTCGCTGACGGCCATTTTGAACATTCTCGGGGTTAGCCTGATTCGTCCGAGATGGTGCATCACCTGATAAATCGGAAAGAGCTTTAATCAACCTACCAGGCCACATGATCAGCATAAAATGGACCGTTCTGGCCGTCGCCGGTCTCGCGCTGCTGCTCCAGGGTTGCCCAGGGCTGTACGAACTGCGGCATCAAAACCAGTGGGACTCGCGCGACCAGATCTGGCGTGCTGAGGAAAGCCAGGTGAAGCTGCGGGCAGCGCAAAGCCGTCTCTTCGACACGACCGACCGGCGGCGGGTGCTCGAAGGCATCGTCGCCACCATGCAGGATGTCGGATTCATGGTGGAGGTGGTGGACGAGGAACTCGGGTTGGTCTCAGGCAAGCGCTTCGAGGGGATCGAACGGTCCGACGCCTTTCCCGATCCTTACTATCACCTCTACGACGGCAAGAGCCTCATCGTCTTTACCAAGGCCTACCATTCGTGGGGGCCGTTCTGGCACCGCAGCGACCTGGTTCGCTTCACCGCCACCGTGCGCCGGCGCAACGAAGGGCAACTCGTCGTTCGCGCCAGCGCGCAGTATTATCTCCAGGCCGTCGAAGACCCCGTGCCCTATCAGAAATTCTTCCGCTCCCTCGAACAGGCGCTCTTTCTGGAAAGCCAACAGGGAGAGTGAGCGGGGAGAGGACGCCAGACACTCTTCTCCTGTCCCGCATTTTCCCTCTCATGCCTCACGTCTCCCGTCCCACGCTCCTCACTCACCGGCTTGCGCGTAACCCTCCCGACTGAAAGTGATTCGGCAACAGCATAATGCAGTTCGGGTTGAAGCCCGCCGCCTTCAACGTGTCGATGCTGCCAATGACCTTGCCTCCCTCTTGCAGATCGATCACGGTCACCGAGCCGTCGCTCATGCCGTCCAAATTCAACAGGCTGTTCTGTACGAACAGGTAGCGCTCGTCCGGCGAGAGCACCGTATGGTGGG is part of the Nitrospiraceae bacterium genome and encodes:
- a CDS encoding AraC family transcriptional regulator; protein product: MDVLSEVLKTVKLDGAVFFHGEFSAPWCMREPDSDSMASYLSADSKHVIIFHLLTEGRGHARVEEDATPVSLIAGDLVIFPHGDAHLMGNGRPVTPVDSTKQIQQVLAEGKMLSQYGGGGEMTKLICGYLTCERQLSQVFLAGLPPLMKLHIRDESSGRWLEETLRYSVEQGEAAGPGGKAVVAKLSEVLFVEALRRYVAQLPATQSGWLAGVRDPDVGRALGCLHRDPARPWTIATLADEVGLSRSVLAERFRHYLSETPIGYLTRWRLNLAAQLLSATSKSVAEVAGDVGYESEPSFNRAFKREFGLPPARYRQGARAQVKQTTP
- a CDS encoding class I SAM-dependent methyltransferase, which produces MTTGTVAADLDELKQRLRHIWSAGDYDRFSRYLEAGAREFYERLPVAPGARLLDVGCGSGQLALIAAKDGLDVTGVDIAANWVERARARAEAENLRATFDQADAEALPFADKSFDLVVSVLGAMFAPRPDLVAQELLRVCVPGGTVAMANWTPQGFVGQMFKTVAKFIAPSGMPSPVLWGDEATVRERLGQGLSSLHLSRRLYRLDYPFPPAEVVDFFRRYYGPINRAFASLDEAGTQRLGGELESLWTQHNRAQGGATVVQAEYLEVIGTRA
- a CDS encoding carboxymuconolactone decarboxylase family protein, whose translation is MAQAQTTTLYDMNNLTKMKDLGTHASEAMKAFVDFDRAALAEGTIPRKYKELMALAVAFTTQCPYCIELHANKAREFGATNSEVAESVLVTAALRAGGAITHGTHAIMGS
- a CDS encoding PAS domain S-box protein, with product MSETAASSSPSDGERQPQEINRRLRIESGARLAAERDMARFFELSLDMLCIAHSDGYFKQVSPAFTRTLGWTTEELLSTPYLSLIHPDDVPRTIRELERQIAEGHQVLQFENRYRHKDGSWRLLSWKSAPQPDGFLYAIARDVTERDEAEKALRRSHEELERRVRERTAELEARNHDLQTLLYVTSHDLREPLRAIASFSALLQERHAGQLDRAGLDFLHRVIRAAQRMEALMNDILALSRAQRMEPPAELVPGRQLVEDALRQLEETIRATNAKVRIGDRLPDVMVNRTWARQALYNLIANALKFHRPDEAPDIAIEAIEEADRPQGGAGFVVRDRGIGIKPEHAERIFELFQRAVGREIPGTGAGLAIVKQVAQRHGGRAWAKAREGGGMEFFLLFGHAPASPLE